GATATGCCTTTGAACACGCCATCGCCAAAAATCGCCGAAAAGTTACCGTGGGCGCAAAAGCCAACATCATGCCCGCCACCGACGGTCTTTTTGTGGAAGCGGCCCGATCCGTGGCGGCACAGTATCGCGGCCGGGTGGCCTTCGAAGAACAACGGGTGGATGCCCTCTGCCTGCAACTCGTCCGAAACCCCGAAAGCCATGATGTCCTCTTACTCCCGAACCTCTATGGCGATATTTTGTCGGATCTCTGCGCGGGCCTGGTGGGCGGTCTTGGCGTCTGCCCCGGCGCCAATATCGGTGACGACATGGTCGTTTTCGAACCCGTCCACGGATCCGCCCCCGCCTTCGCCGGCAAACACCGCCTCAACCCCGGGGCCCTCCTCCTCTCCGCCGTCATGATGTTGGAACATTTAGGTGAAACCCAAACCGCCCAGCGCATCGAACAAGCGCTCGGCACCGTCCTCGCTGAAGGCACCCAAGTCACCTTCGACCTGAAATCAGATCCCACCGACCCCTCCGCCGTAACCACCGAACAAATGGCCCAAGCCATCATTCAAAACCTCTAGGGGACGTTTTCAACCGAACCAACTAAGTTGCCTTTGATGGTTGAACTTTTTATCATTTGCCCATGCCTCGACGCGCAATCTTCGATGAGTCCTTTCACGTGATTTACCGAGAAAAAGAACGGCGCAATTTTTGCTCGATTAGTTCCAAACACATTGCGGGGGTCCTCTCCTTAGTCGCCCTGTTTCTCTTTTCAGGTTTCCCCGCCTTGGCCTATCACCCCTCCTTAAAATGGAAAACACTGAACACCGCCCATTTCGCCATCCACTACGACGCCTCGCTCGAGGAACAAGCCCAAAAAGCCGCGGCAATCAGCGAAGAAGCCTACACAAAGATTACCCGCGATTTTGATTGGAAACCCCACGGCCGCACCCAGATGGTTCTCCTCGACGAGTTGGATATCGCCAACGGGTCCGCCACCCCGTTTCCCTACAACGCCATGACCCTTTACCTCCCGGCGCCCGACCCCAACGGCCAATTGGGAGATACCGACGATTGGCTCCGCCTCGTGATCACCCACGAATACGCCCACATCGTCCATTTGGATATGGCCATAGGCCTCCCAAAGATTTACCGGTCTGTTTTTGGTCGAACGTTCAGCGGCATAGTCCCGTTTTTACCCTCAGCGTTTCCCAACCTCTCCGCCCCGATCTGGATGGTGGAAGGCTACCCCACTTACATGGAAACCCGCCATTCCTCCGCCGGCCGTGGCCGCTCCAGTTTTTTCGATATGATGCTCCGTTGCGACATTTTGGAAAACCGCTTCCGCTCCCTGGGCCAAATGACCGATTGGCAAACCGCCTGGCCCGGGGGAACCATCCGTTACCTCTACGGAGAATCTTTTCTTAATTCAATCTTCAACGAATTGGGAAAAGAAACACCGGGCCGCCTGGCCCAAATCCACGCCGAGCTTCTGTTCCCCGCATTGACCATCAACGCCGCCCCAGCCCGCTTCGGCCGAACCTACGAAACGCTCTACCAAAAATGGAACCGCCAACTCCAAACAAAATACAAGACTCAGTCCAACAAAATTCAGGAGAAACCACTTCGAACCGGACTCCCCCTCACCCAAGACGGATTTTCAAAAGAAGGCCCCCGTTTTTCCCCTAACGGGAAATGGATGGCCTACACCGAAAACAACGCCAACCGCACCCCCGGCCTCCGCCTGATCGACCGCTCGTCAGGAAAGATTCGCACCGTGGCCGAGGGCTGGATTGACGGTCGACTGGATTGGTCCCCCGCCAGCGACCAAATCCTGTTCTCCCGACTGGATTTTTTCGGAGCCTACCGTTTGCGCCGCGACTTGTACCTGTATTCTCTTAAAAACCGCCGCGTCCACCGCCTCACCCGGGGGGAACGGGCCCAAGACCCCGCCTGGAACTCCGACGGCACCGCAATCGCCTACGTCCGATTAAAACCGGGTGGCCATGACCTCATGACCATGGACCCCAAAACTAAAACAATAAAACGCCTCCTGGAAGGCCAAAACGGAACCCAATTCAGTCGCCCCGCCTGGTCACCGGACGGCCGCGCCCTGGCCTTTTCCCGGTGGACAAATGACGCCCACCAAGACATCGTCGTCTATTGGCTGGAAGAAAATCGCATGGACGTTTTAACCAACGACCGCGCCCTCGACCTAGCCCCGGCGTGGTCCCTGGACGGAAAAACAATTTATTTTTCGTCAGACCGAACCGGCGTCTATAACCTCTTCGCCTTCTCACTCCCCACCCGTCAAATCACCCAAATCACCAACGTTCTGGGCGGGGCTTTTTTCCCCGACCCCTCACCCCAAGGCGACGCGTTGGCCTTCACCCACTATTCCAGCCAAGGGTTTGATCTTCATACCCTGCCCCTTTCAGAATCTCTCAGAGGAACTCCTCCCCCCTACAACGACCCCCACCCGCCATTGCCACCGCCGCCTCCCACTCCGGCAACGGAAAAAGCGAAGCCTTTTTCCCGGGCATCCACGTTGCTCCCACGGTTTTGGTTTCCCAACTTTACGGGAGGCATCCTTTTAGCCGGGGTGGATCCCCTAGGCGAAAACGCCTATTCCCTCTTAACCTATAACGGTCCCAGCTACGAAGCCGCCTGGTCCAACCAAAGCTTTTACCCCCTGCTCCATTTTAACGCCTGGGACATTTCCCGCCGCGTCCCACTCTTCGGCCGAGGCTATTCGCTGAAAGCCGAACTTCCGCTCCCCCAGGTGTTATCCGCCCAATCCTTTTCACTGGGTGTCGAAAAACGCACTCTCGATCTCGACCGTTCGAGACGGGAAGAAGGCCGAGCGATCCCCCTCAACTATCCCGCCCAACAAACTGGCGTCACAACCGACTGGGCGTTCACCAACGCCCGCGTCTATGGGTATTCCGTGTCCCCAGAAAAGGGCCGCTCCCTTTCGCTTAACGGATACCACCAAGAGAAAACCAAATCGTTCTCCACCCTCCGGGCCTCCTGGGCCGAATTCTTTCCCGGATGGGGCCGCCACCACGCCCTGGCCCTCGGTGTCCACAGCGGTTTCGGAAACGCGCCCGTCTTCGATTCGATGGAGGGCCCCACCACACAACTGCTGTCCGCCACCATGAGCCGATACTTGGCGGCCCATCGCCCCGGGTCCCCAGCCGTCCCAAGGTCCACGTCCATGACCACGAACCTCCTTCCTCCCTTGAAAAAAGATGATCTGGGTTTTTTTAATTCCTATTCAGAAATCAACCTGTCGTATTATTTCCCCATCGCCTATGTGGAGAAAGGCCCCCGCACCGGATTCTTTTTCCTGGACCGGATCTACGGCCATCTTTTCAGCGCCACAGACCGCCATTGGGCCTCCCCCAGCACCCCTTCCGCCACCCGCACGTTTGTGGGTGCCGAAGTCGGTTCCTGGTGGGGCGTGGGCTACCTCATTCCGCTCACCTTAAGCCTCGACGTCCAAAAACAAATCACCAACGGGGACCCCATCTCCGCCCACCTCCGATTGGACCTCCTGTGGCTCTAACCGACACTTTTCTGTTTGTGGTATCGT
This window of the Elusimicrobiota bacterium genome carries:
- a CDS encoding TolB family protein, which gives rise to MPRRAIFDESFHVIYREKERRNFCSISSKHIAGVLSLVALFLFSGFPALAYHPSLKWKTLNTAHFAIHYDASLEEQAQKAAAISEEAYTKITRDFDWKPHGRTQMVLLDELDIANGSATPFPYNAMTLYLPAPDPNGQLGDTDDWLRLVITHEYAHIVHLDMAIGLPKIYRSVFGRTFSGIVPFLPSAFPNLSAPIWMVEGYPTYMETRHSSAGRGRSSFFDMMLRCDILENRFRSLGQMTDWQTAWPGGTIRYLYGESFLNSIFNELGKETPGRLAQIHAELLFPALTINAAPARFGRTYETLYQKWNRQLQTKYKTQSNKIQEKPLRTGLPLTQDGFSKEGPRFSPNGKWMAYTENNANRTPGLRLIDRSSGKIRTVAEGWIDGRLDWSPASDQILFSRLDFFGAYRLRRDLYLYSLKNRRVHRLTRGERAQDPAWNSDGTAIAYVRLKPGGHDLMTMDPKTKTIKRLLEGQNGTQFSRPAWSPDGRALAFSRWTNDAHQDIVVYWLEENRMDVLTNDRALDLAPAWSLDGKTIYFSSDRTGVYNLFAFSLPTRQITQITNVLGGAFFPDPSPQGDALAFTHYSSQGFDLHTLPLSESLRGTPPPYNDPHPPLPPPPPTPATEKAKPFSRASTLLPRFWFPNFTGGILLAGVDPLGENAYSLLTYNGPSYEAAWSNQSFYPLLHFNAWDISRRVPLFGRGYSLKAELPLPQVLSAQSFSLGVEKRTLDLDRSRREEGRAIPLNYPAQQTGVTTDWAFTNARVYGYSVSPEKGRSLSLNGYHQEKTKSFSTLRASWAEFFPGWGRHHALALGVHSGFGNAPVFDSMEGPTTQLLSATMSRYLAAHRPGSPAVPRSTSMTTNLLPPLKKDDLGFFNSYSEINLSYYFPIAYVEKGPRTGFFFLDRIYGHLFSATDRHWASPSTPSATRTFVGAEVGSWWGVGYLIPLTLSLDVQKQITNGDPISAHLRLDLLWL
- a CDS encoding isocitrate/isopropylmalate dehydrogenase family protein — protein: MNKTRHRVTAIPGDGIGPELMAVTRQVLESAEAPILWEEAEAGADALLKRGTPLPDETLSSIRRNKVALKGPVTTPIGTGFRSVNVSLRQELNLYACVRPCRSRPGVPSPAGNVDLILIRENTEDLYAGVEFAAGSVEAESIIRRSEGKIPMDSALSVKPMSWKASERIARYAFEHAIAKNRRKVTVGAKANIMPATDGLFVEAARSVAAQYRGRVAFEEQRVDALCLQLVRNPESHDVLLLPNLYGDILSDLCAGLVGGLGVCPGANIGDDMVVFEPVHGSAPAFAGKHRLNPGALLLSAVMMLEHLGETQTAQRIEQALGTVLAEGTQVTFDLKSDPTDPSAVTTEQMAQAIIQNL